Proteins encoded by one window of Marinihelvus fidelis:
- a CDS encoding FAD-dependent oxidoreductase, with amino-acid sequence MKIGDTGVVTIAGGGLAGALLAAMLAAQGLRVEVFERHADPRLGDPPDGRSINLALAERGCHALRLAGLDDAVDEFVLPMTGRMMHDREGRLTPQPYGAAGERIWSSNRAQLNCVLLNGAEATGRVDLHFGRRIETVDWDARQLHFSDGESRSFEVLIGADGGGSVVRRAMASHTDIGAREELLEHGYRELSIPPAADGGFAMDARSLHIWPRGGFMLIALPNLDGSFTATLFLPKDGDPGFSALGDWPAQQAFMQREFPDAVPLMTDMQAEFRDNPVGLLGTIRCRQWHLGGTAALLGDAAHAIVPFHGQGMNAAFEDCEVMGRLVRDRDRDWSEVFAQYQALRRDNANAIADMALENYRVMRESVADPRFLLRKALEHELERRFGDRFIARYSLVMFHRLPYAEVFRRGNTQAAILETLLDGADGLDDISFDQARRLVEAELAPIRS; translated from the coding sequence ATGAAGATCGGCGACACCGGCGTTGTGACCATTGCCGGCGGTGGCCTGGCCGGGGCGCTGCTGGCCGCGATGCTGGCCGCGCAGGGTTTGCGGGTCGAAGTGTTCGAACGGCACGCGGATCCGCGCCTGGGCGACCCGCCCGATGGCCGCTCCATCAACCTTGCGCTGGCCGAGCGCGGCTGCCACGCGCTGCGGCTGGCCGGTCTCGACGACGCCGTCGACGAGTTCGTGCTGCCGATGACCGGGCGCATGATGCACGACCGGGAAGGTCGGCTGACGCCGCAGCCCTACGGCGCCGCCGGCGAGCGTATCTGGTCGTCGAACCGGGCACAGCTCAACTGCGTGCTGCTGAACGGCGCCGAAGCAACAGGTCGCGTCGACCTGCATTTCGGCCGCCGCATCGAAACGGTCGACTGGGATGCCCGGCAATTGCATTTCAGCGATGGCGAGAGCCGGTCCTTCGAGGTGCTGATCGGCGCCGATGGAGGCGGCTCGGTGGTCAGGCGCGCGATGGCGTCACACACCGATATCGGCGCGCGCGAGGAACTGCTGGAACACGGTTACCGCGAGCTGTCCATTCCGCCCGCCGCCGACGGCGGATTCGCGATGGACGCGCGCTCGCTGCACATCTGGCCACGCGGCGGCTTCATGCTCATCGCCCTGCCCAACCTCGATGGCAGCTTCACGGCCACGCTGTTCCTGCCCAAGGACGGTGATCCGGGCTTCTCGGCACTGGGCGACTGGCCGGCGCAGCAAGCGTTCATGCAACGTGAGTTCCCGGACGCTGTACCACTGATGACGGACATGCAGGCCGAATTCCGGGACAACCCCGTTGGCTTGCTGGGCACCATCCGCTGCCGCCAGTGGCACCTGGGTGGCACGGCGGCCCTGCTGGGCGATGCAGCGCACGCCATCGTGCCCTTTCACGGCCAGGGCATGAACGCGGCGTTTGAGGACTGCGAGGTGATGGGGCGGCTGGTGCGCGACCGCGACCGTGACTGGAGCGAGGTGTTCGCACAATACCAGGCCCTGCGACGTGACAACGCCAACGCCATCGCCGACATGGCGCTGGAGAACTACCGGGTGATGCGTGAATCGGTGGCCGACCCGCGTTTCCTGCTGCGCAAGGCGCTGGAGCACGAACTGGAGCGGCGCTTCGGCGACCGCTTCATCGCCCGCTACTCACTGGTGATGTTCCATCGCCTGCCCTATGCCGAGGTCTTCCGCCGCGGCAACACCCAGGCCGCCATCCTGGAAACCCTGCTGGACGGCGCGGACGGGCTCGACGATATCAGCTTCGACCAGGCGCGACGCCTGGTCGAAGCGGAATTGGCACCTATTCGCAGCTGA